From Salipiger profundus, a single genomic window includes:
- a CDS encoding CarD family transcriptional regulator has product MTKTKKNEFRPNDYVVYPAHGVGQIMSIEEQEVAGMKLELFVISFEKDKMTLRVPTHKATEVGMRSLSSPDVVSQAMKTLKGKAKVKRAMWSRRAQEYEQKINSGDLIAIAEVVRDLHRADDQREQSYSERQLYEAALERLTREVAAVSGGDEVSAARQVDEVLGLRAA; this is encoded by the coding sequence ATGACCAAGACCAAGAAAAACGAATTCCGCCCCAACGACTACGTGGTCTACCCTGCCCATGGTGTCGGCCAGATCATGTCGATCGAGGAGCAGGAAGTCGCCGGCATGAAGCTGGAACTGTTCGTGATTTCCTTCGAGAAGGACAAGATGACCCTGCGGGTGCCCACCCACAAGGCGACCGAGGTCGGGATGCGCTCGCTCAGCTCGCCCGACGTGGTGAGCCAGGCGATGAAGACGCTCAAGGGCAAGGCCAAGGTGAAGCGCGCCATGTGGTCGCGCCGCGCGCAGGAGTATGAGCAGAAGATCAACTCCGGCGACCTGATCGCCATCGCCGAGGTCGTGCGCGACCTTCACCGCGCCGACGACCAGCGCGAGCAGAGCTACTCCGAGCGTCAGCTCTACGAAGCCGCGCTCGAGCGCCTGACCCGCGAAGTGGCCGCCGTGAGCGGCGGCGACGAGGTGTCGGCCGCACGCCAGGTCGACGAAG